The Acutalibacter muris genomic sequence CCGGTGGTGCGGGTGGTGACGGACCTGCCAAACTACGACGCCGGGTGGAAGGACGGCCAGCTTTCGGACACCCTTTCGCGCCTGCCCGGGTACAATAAGGAGTTCATGCTGCTTGTTGAGACCCTGCCAAGGGAGGGGGAGGAGCGGAGTATTGACATAACCCGCATTAAGACCGAGATGATGGCGGGCAAGGGACCCGACCTGTTCCTCTGCGGGCAGGACACCTATGGAATATGCGGGGCGCTCTACGGCACCTCCGGCTATACAGATCCCTTCTTCACCTTCCCTGAGCGGGCCATGGAGAACCGGCTGTTCCTGCCATTGGACGAATACATCGAGAAAGCTGAGTATATGGAGTGGGACAAGTTTCTGCCGGTGATTATGGAGGCTGGCCGCAATAAAGAGGGCCAGCAGATAATCCCCATAAGCTACACCTTTTCGGCCCTCTACGCTGACAGGGAGAAGTACGGCCTTGAGGACTTCGACCGCTCCATGACCCTCTCTGAGATGAAGCAGAGCGAGAACCCCGCCCTTCGCTATGCCTCCTACAACAGCGCGCCGTTCATGGTGGGACGGATAACCAAGCCCGGAGAGGACAAGCCCATGTTCACCGAGGAGGAGCTTCTGGGGTATATCCGGGACTACAGTATGCGCGTGCCGGGGGACCTCAGGGACTACCAGGACCTTGAGGAGGAAAAGGTCTATAATGGTGCGATAATGCGCGTGTTTCTGCCGGAGCCGGGTCTGATCTCGCCTATCTCGGACAAGTTCGTCCTGGGCAAGGGCAGCCCCGCCTACCGCATAATCCCCGCAAAGAACGCCAGGGGCGGCGTGACCGCCGTTATAAACGAGTTCGCCGCCGTCAACCGAAACGCCCGCTACCCGGACCTGGCCTTTAAGATAATAGACTACCTGATGAGTACGAAGGTGCAGCAGGACAGCAGCTTTTACCACTCGAGGGTGCTGCTGGGTATGCCGGTGCACATGGACCTGGGCAGCGAGGAGTACCCCCTTCGGGACAAGAACTGGTACATGAGCGCCGGGAACTTCGAGGAGTTCTGCGCCGCCCGGGCTGAGATAACCGAGGCCAAGTTCATCGGCCCTGCGGACAAGGCGCTGTGGGATATCGAGATCTTTGACCAGAAGGGCCTTGAAAAGAGCGTACATGAGCAGTATACACTTATTGAGATGCTGCTGGCGGAATCATAAATAATAAGAAACTATTTAAAAAAGGGGGGAAGCGCCATGAAAAGAAAGTTCGCTTTATTGCTCACACTGCTGTGCCTGCTCGTCGTAATTCTACCCGGCTGCCAAAGAGGTGGGAGAGAGAGCTCCCGAACGGGCCCGGACCTTCAGAGCGAGGAGAGCCGGGATTCCTCGGAGGGCGAGACTGCGGAGGAGATAATCTCCGACGCTTATCGGGTGATGGAAATGGAACTGGCGGAAAGTTGACAACTATTATGTGTATTGCTATAATAATAAAAACTTTTATGCTATTTAAGGAGGACCCATGATGAAAAGAAAGCTTGCCCTATTACTGGTCCTTGTCTGACTGCCCTTCTGCCAGGGTGCAGAAGCAAGCCCGCCACCACCTTCATCATAGGGGACGAGAGCAAAAAGGAGCTGCTCTCAGACAAGTAAATAGAGAACGCCCAGTGCACGGACTTCGGCCAGCTGGAGCCGCAATGATGAGGGCCAGCAGATACTCCCGCTGACCTTTGACTTCTATGTGACGGCCTATGTGCACTCCTCCTACGTCCTGCCCCGGGAGCGGCCAAGGACCCTGCGGGAGATGCTGGATAACGAGATGGTGCGCTCTGTAAAGTTGGTCTGCGAAAGGCCGGGCTCCACTCAGGAGGACGTGGAGAAGGCGGCGAGAGAGGCGTACAGGGCCATTCAGATGATGCTGGCCGAAAGCTAGAAAAATTCTTAATAGGAGTGATGAGAGATGAAACGCTCGAAAACGGCTTTGCAAGGCTACCTGCTGATAGCCCCCCTGATGATCGGGTGCCTGCTGTTCTACGCCATACCCTTTGTGCTGGTGGTGCAGTATTCCCTCTCCACCGGCAGCGGGGACGCGCTGTACTTCATCGGCACCTACAACTACCAGGACGTGACCGCGAACCATATGTTCACCCTTGCCTTCGGCAACACCATGCGCTTTTTGGCGGCGGCGCTGCCCCTCATCATGGTGCTGGCCTACGCCATCGCGCTGCTCATGCAGAAGCACGCCAACAAGCACAAGCTTCTAAAGTCCGTGTTCCTGTTCCCCTACATCATGCCGGTGGTGGGTGCGGTGATACTGGTGGAGCTGCTCTTTGCCGAGACCGGCCTGGTGCCGGGCATAGCAAACGCCATCGGTCTGCCCATGGTGGACTGGCTTGGCGGGCCGGCGGCCTTCGGGGTGGTGCTCTTATTGTACCTCTGGAAGAACACCGGCTACAGCGTGATACTGCTGCTGGCGGGGCTTGTGACCATACCAGAGGAGCAATACTCAGCCGCCGACCTGGATGGTGCGTCCGGCTGGCAGAAGTTCTACTATATCACCACCCCTCAAATGTGGTACTCGGTTTTCTTCGCCATTATCTTCTCGCTGATAAACGCTTTCAAGTGTTTCCGGGAGATTTTCCTCATCGGCGGCACCCACCCCAACGAGAACATCTACATGCTCCAGCACTTCTTAAATAACAGCTTCGAGAACCTGAACTACGCGAAGCTCTCGGTAGCTTCGGTGCTGCTGCTTATCGTGGTGCTTATCGTATTCGCCGCGTTCTACATCTTCGTCCGCAAAAAGGAGGCGTTTAGGGCATGAGGACAAAAACTTCCCTTGGGGGCAATATCTTCGCGTGGATATTCGCCTTTATCTCCATCGCGCCTTTTGTGTACGTGCTGGCGCTGAGCTTTTTGACCCCGAAGGGGGTCACCTTCGGGTACTATTACGACGTGTTTTTGGGCACCTCCCAGTACCTTCTGCGCTTCTGGAAAAGCCTGCTCATATGCCTTGCCATCGTGGCGGGGCAGCTGATAGTCTCGGTGCTGGCGGGGTACGGCTTCGCGAAATGCGACTTCCCCGGCAAGAATGTCCTGCTGTTCGTGCTGATGATACTGATGGTGCTGCCCCTGCAGGTGACCCTGGCCCCAAACTATATAATGCTGGACAAGCTGGGGCTTTTGGACACCTACTCGGCGCTGATACTGCCGTCCATCTTCATCCCCCTGGGCACCTTTATATTGACCCAGAGCTTCAAGTCTGTAAGCGACGACATTATCGACGCGGCAAAGCTGGATGGCTGCGGGCTGTTCCGTCTGCTGACAAAAATCCTCCTGCCCATGAACACCAGCGGCCTTGTGTGCGTCACATTGCTCTCTTTCCTGGATGGCTGGAACATGGTGGAGCAGCCCATAGCATACATAAAGGACTTCCTGCGCTATCCCATCTCGGTGGCCCTGGCATACGTGCCGCCGGCGGACTCCACCTTACAGCTGGTCTGCTGCATAATGGTGGTGCTGCCGCCGCTGTTCCTGTTTACCTACTTCAACCGGGAGCTGGTTGAGGGCATTGTATTGGCGGAGGTGAAATAAATGAAAAAGAAAGCGCTGCTTATATTCACGCTGATATTCTGGATGGTGGCGGCCTGCACCTTTTTGTCCATGAAGGTGGAGCAGGAGATGATACCCCAGGTGACCGCGGTAGAGCCGGACCGTGGTGTGGGCTGGGACAAGGACCCCACCCTGCCCGCAGACTGCATTATTGAGGACGAAAACGGCCAGCACGTCTACAGCATATACGAGGGCACCGGCTGGGAGGCCGGGACCCGGGCGGCAGAGGTCAGCGGCTGGTTTCAGATGGAGGACAAGATAATGCTCAGCAACTCCTGGGGCGACTTTGTCCAGTACAGCTCGAAGCCCCTCAGAGAGGGGGAGCTGCTGGAGGTCCTCCGGGGCGGAGACAAGGTGGAGGACCGGTGGCTGGCGGTGTTCCCCGAGGGCCTGGAGCTGGAGCTCAACTGGGACGGGGCCGAGCTGCCCAAGGGCGTAAGCGTTGAGGAGTGGAACCAGAACGCCGTGCAGCTGCATATAGACGACGACCTGGCCCCCTTTATGCAGGGCCGGGCCAAAAGCCGGGTGCCAAATCTTGCCGGGGCCACGGTGTACAGCTTTAACGATATGTACCAGCTTCTGGACAACTTCACGGCCTTCGGGCTGCTGCTGGGGATACTGACGCTGGTGCTGGTGCTGTGGATATGCTCCTGCGTGTTCTCAAGAAAGGCCAGGCGCAACCGCTGGGCGCTGATAGTGAACCTGGCATTGGGGCTTGCGCTTCTCATATGCGTGCCCCTGGTGCTGGATTCCATAGACCTGCCCTCGTCCTTGCTTCCTCGGGAGCGGATAACCGACTTCGGGGCTATCGCCGGGGCCATGGACCAGTTCTTTGGGGCGCTCAAGGGGTTTGCTCCCCAGGCCGAGGCCGCCGGAGGGCTGTCGGCGGCCCTGCCGGAGTCAGAGGCGGGACAGGCCATCATAATGGCGAAGAACGACGTGCTGGTCCGTCCAGTGCTGTACGCCGTGTTGGGGGCGCTGCTGGGCGGGGTCATCGCCTTGGCGGAATACGTGGCCCTGTGGAACGCGAACCGTCCCAGGCTGACAAAGGGGCGGCGCTATAACTGAAAAAAACAGAGAAGACATAGAAGGGAAATATATTGATGTATAACGAATACGACGACCCCAAGTTTTTCGGTCAGTACGCCCAAATGCCCAGAAGCAGGCAGGGGCTTTCCGCCGCAGGAGAGTGGAGCCAGCTTAAAGGGCTGTTCCCGGATATGCGCGGCAGGTCCGTGCTGGACCTGGGCTGCGG encodes the following:
- a CDS encoding type 2 periplasmic-binding domain-containing protein; translated protein: MKRKIALLLTFLCLFAVLMPACQSAVQNSSTVTDQEKVTAEQMEEKFGVPVVRVVTDLPNYDAGWKDGQLSDTLSRLPGYNKEFMLLVETLPREGEERSIDITRIKTEMMAGKGPDLFLCGQDTYGICGALYGTSGYTDPFFTFPERAMENRLFLPLDEYIEKAEYMEWDKFLPVIMEAGRNKEGQQIIPISYTFSALYADREKYGLEDFDRSMTLSEMKQSENPALRYASYNSAPFMVGRITKPGEDKPMFTEEELLGYIRDYSMRVPGDLRDYQDLEEEKVYNGAIMRVFLPEPGLISPISDKFVLGKGSPAYRIIPAKNARGGVTAVINEFAAVNRNARYPDLAFKIIDYLMSTKVQQDSSFYHSRVLLGMPVHMDLGSEEYPLRDKNWYMSAGNFEEFCAARAEITEAKFIGPADKALWDIEIFDQKGLEKSVHEQYTLIEMLLAES
- a CDS encoding carbohydrate ABC transporter permease; the encoded protein is MKRSKTALQGYLLIAPLMIGCLLFYAIPFVLVVQYSLSTGSGDALYFIGTYNYQDVTANHMFTLAFGNTMRFLAAALPLIMVLAYAIALLMQKHANKHKLLKSVFLFPYIMPVVGAVILVELLFAETGLVPGIANAIGLPMVDWLGGPAAFGVVLLLYLWKNTGYSVILLLAGLVTIPEEQYSAADLDGASGWQKFYYITTPQMWYSVFFAIIFSLINAFKCFREIFLIGGTHPNENIYMLQHFLNNSFENLNYAKLSVASVLLLIVVLIVFAAFYIFVRKKEAFRA
- a CDS encoding carbohydrate ABC transporter permease, which encodes MRTKTSLGGNIFAWIFAFISIAPFVYVLALSFLTPKGVTFGYYYDVFLGTSQYLLRFWKSLLICLAIVAGQLIVSVLAGYGFAKCDFPGKNVLLFVLMILMVLPLQVTLAPNYIMLDKLGLLDTYSALILPSIFIPLGTFILTQSFKSVSDDIIDAAKLDGCGLFRLLTKILLPMNTSGLVCVTLLSFLDGWNMVEQPIAYIKDFLRYPISVALAYVPPADSTLQLVCCIMVVLPPLFLFTYFNRELVEGIVLAEVK